CCGTGGACTAAGTCTGATTGACGGGGTCTCGCGGACTCAGTCTGGGGTAGTGGCAACGGACTGGACCTAGCGACCGCTAGCTACTCCCCTCCCTAGCGGATTGACTGACGAAACTCGAACGGCCCTCATCCCAACCCCTCTCCCAAGTGGGTGAGGTGCTCATCGCGCCAAGTGTTGCTGACGCTGCCCTGGCACCTTTATTGCTGGTATTGCGTATATTGCCAATGGTTGCAAAACCGACCGTCCCCCACCGTTTCTCCCTGTGTGCCCCGATCAGGGGTTACCCCCCACAGCGGAGACAGCCCCGACGGGTCTCGCCCCGACAGCGGCGATCGTATGGTAATATATGTTACGTTTTGCGACGTTCTGTGAGTGCAGAACGTTTGCTGGATCGACACCCACGGGGTTGGAAGGTTGCATCTGCCATGTTGTTTTTAGGACTGGTCTGGGTGACTGCCTGGACCAATTGTTTTGTCGCCTCAGCCCCGCTGCCGGCTGAGCGGTTGAATCTCCAAGCTCACGATTGTCGCGGGACACTGGCCGGGTGGTTCAATGATCAACTCATACCGATCCAGCGCGGCTTCGGAACGCTGCCCCCGCTAGCCCAAAAGGTGGAGATCCGTCGTGTTGGCCATCGCTGGGTATCCGATCGCCATAGTTTTCAGGTCTGGGTAGGGCCAACCCTGATCGCTACTCTACCCAATCGGGTTAGGGCGGAAGACCTTGCCGGCAGCGTGCAGCGGTTGTTGCGGGATGTTCACCTCAATCCGGCGGCGATCGTACCCACGCTGGTGTCCGGTCAACCCGCGATTGAACATCGTAATCGGGTTTACCTGGTGGTTGATCCACAATTCGCCGCTGAGTTAAACCGCAATGCGGAATTAGCTGTCATTCAGTGGGTGAACCAACTGCGAGTAGCCCTAGCGGCTGCCCCCTTGGCACTGACAACCGCCCAAGCCCAAATGTACGGTTTGAGTGAAACACCCGAAACCCTATCAGGACTAGCATCCTGGTATGGTCCCTATTTTCATGGACGCTTAACGGCAACGGGCGAAGCCTTTGACCAGACTGAATTAACAGCAGCCCATCCCTTCCTGCCCTTTGGTACCTACCTGAAAGTGACTAACTTGAATAACGGCAACACGGTCATCGTGCGGATTAACGATCGCGGCCCCTATATCGATGATCGCAGCCTGGATCTCTCACGGGAAGCCGCCCGCCAACTCGATAGTGAAATGACGGGCGTGGTTCCCTATCAAGCGATCGTTATGGAACCCACGCGTACGACTCTGGTCGCCCAACGATAACAGGACTGGTTCACAGTACCACCTAGGCTCCGGCTCCACGAACCCAATTTCTGAGTTTTCCACAGACTTTTTAAAGTTTTCCACAGATTTCTTAAGGTTTTCCACAGTTGCGCGGCTTCAAGATTTCCCCAATTTATAGTCATGGCAATTGAGGCTGAAACAGCACCCTCACCAGCGGGATGCACCCAGCCTACCCCGGTAAAGCTGTACTTTATGATTGCGGTAAAGGCTGTATGCTCAAGGTCATCAGTTGCGATATTCAGGTAACCAAGAATCAGGGGGAGGGTTCTGCCAATTTCAGGGCATATTAAAGTTACGTAAAGAAAAGCCCCTCCTCCCTTAACCTTTTTTCTCAAGGTGTCTCAAGGGAAGGGGGACTGATGGCTCCCCTTGGCCCACCCGCTCGCGTCGCGAGCGCAGGGGGATAGGAAGGTTAACGGGCTGCCAGTTGGGTATTAGGCGGGGGCGTTTGCAAACTGGCTTGGAGCATATCCGTGCGGGTGACGGAGTCGTTAGCCAGGATGAACAATGGATTCGAGAGGATGCCAGCGAGGGAGGTGGCCACCACCATTAGGATCAGGCTGACCTGGAGGGCACGCATCCCCGGTAGGTTCCAGGTGATCGGGGGGTAGTTTTTCACTGACTCCGACATTTCCTGGGGTTCCTTGACCACCATCATTTTGACCACGCGGATGTAGTAGTAAATCGAAATCACACTGGTCACTAGGGCAATCAGGACAAGGCTATAGAGACCTGCCTGCCAACCAGCCCAGAAGAGATAGAGCTTGCCAAAGAAACCAGCCATGGGCGGAATTCCCCCGAGGGAGAGCAAACAGAGGCTTAGGCCCAGGGTTAACAGGGGATCTTTTTGATAGAGACCTGCGTATTCGGCAATCTCATCGGTGCCGGTACGCAGCGTGAAGAGGATGACGCAAATAAAGCCGCCCAGGTTCATGAACAGGTAAACCAGTAGGTAGAAAATGGCACTGGCATACCCGGCTTCCGTCCCGGCAATGAGTCCCAGCATCACAAACCCAGCTTGCCCGATCGACGAATAGGCCAACAACCGCTTCATACTGGTTTGCGCCAAGGCTACGACATTTCCCAAAATCATGCTGAGGATTGCGAGGGCGGCCAGGATAAAGTGCCATTCCTCCGACAGCAGCGGAAAGGCCGTCACCAACATCCGAATCGCCAGGGCAAATCCGGCAGCCTTCGACCCAACGGATAGGAAGGCAACCACAGGGGTTGGGGATCCCTCATACACATCCGGTGTCCACTGGTGAAACGGTACCGCTGAAATCTTAAAGGCAATGCCGGCAATGACAAACACCAGCGCCACGACTAATCCCAAGGATTGACCCTCACCACCGTTAGCTAAGCTGGCCGCGATCGCGCTCAAACGCGTTTCGCCCCCGGACAGACCATAGAGTAACGAGGCTCCGTAGAGGAAAATCGCAGAACTGGAGGCCCCAATCAGCAGATATTTCAGGGCTGCCTCATTTGATCGGGGATCACGCTTGGTATATCCCGTTAGCAGGTAGGACGAGATACTCAGGGTCTCCAGGGCGACGAAGACCGCTACCAATTCATCTGCACCACTCAGGAGCATCCCGCCCAGGGTAGCTGTCATTAAAACGATCAGGAACTCAGCTAGGGGAGTCCCCGTTTGGTCGATGTAGCGAATCGACATGGCCGCCGTGACTGCCGCCGATAGGGCAATCATGGCACGAAAGATCAGACTGAGGGCATCACTATTAAACTCACCCAGGAAGGCGATCGGGTTGCCCATACTCAGCCATTGCTGGTAGAGAGGAATCAGGGAGAGCAGGAGACCGACGATCGTCACATAGGGAGACCACCGTACCGAACTGAGGCGTCCGACGATCAGATCCCCAATCGTGACCACCAGTAAGGTGACGATGATGATGCCTTCTGGCAGGATTGTGCCAGCGTTGAGTTGGGCCGCGAGGGTCGCAAAATCCATAGTGCCGATTGAGATAGTGCCGATTGAGAAGGGATGACGCAAGGAGCGAAAACCAAGCTACAGGGCATAGTTGCTTAATTTTCTTTAATCATTCTAGGGCCTTAGCGCCGTTCTCCCGCAGCCAGTTGCAAATCTAGATCCCGACCAGTGGAGGGGAACTGGGCCAGCGCTGATAGCAGGCCGCAAGGGTAATCAAGACATTCGGGGCAGCCGCCGGTGCGGTTTCTAGCCAGCGGGCATTGATTTGAAGCGTGGTGCCCGTTGCGGTTTGGATTTCATCTTCCAGAATCAGGTCATACTCAGGGAACAGGTCATGGCTTTCGATGAGGGCCTGGACCAAACGCGAGATTGGCTTGGGTAAGGTGAGGGATCGTCCGGATTGGGGCAGTAATTGCTGGCAGATTTTCTGGGCATAGCGGTTGGCATGGAGGATCGTCCCACTCAGGGTCACGATCAAGACCCCCGCCTTTAAACCTTCGGTCACCCCCATGAGCAAGGGAGGTGTCAGGCCAAGGGGGATATCCTCGCTCGTGATTGGAGATGCCGATGGGGTTGGGGAAGGCGGCTTAGCTGGTAAGGGTAGATTGCTCATGGTGCGGCTCACGGTAAGGGCAGGCCCGGACAGAAAACTGGACATAACGAAAATTGATGATTGCCTGATGCTCAAGCGAGCAGACTCTGGGGCCAGGGGATCGGGGATCCGACGGCATCAGGGTTCCCAGGAGAACTCAGGTCCTGATGAGCAAGGCATATTCCCATACAACCCGATCGCTCCCCCAATGAGGTCCTTCCCTATGCCACTACACAAACTGCCCCTTGCATTCCGTAGGCAATTCCGTCTGTAGGAACATAGGCAAGAGCTTGGGGAGCTAGATGGGTTCCCCTGCTGCCGGCTTGGGAGCAGGGGATGAGGGGCTTCCATCCCATTCCCCCCACCTAGCTTAATGAGGGGATTGATGCCAGGGTATGTCGAGGGTTTAGGAGGAAACCACCATAATGACACCCGCAATAATGAAGGCAACTCCTACCCAGCGAATCAGAGGGATCGCCTCACCAAAGATAAAGTTGCCCCCCAAGACTGTAAACACGTAACTCATGGCGATGACAGGTGCAGCCGCGCTGAGTTTGGCTCGCGATAGGACCATGATGTAGGCGATCGCCCCAATCCCGTACAGCCCTAAGCCTCCCCACAGGAGGGGTTGCAGGGTCATGTGGAGCAACTTTTGGCCCAGATTGTCTGAACTTACAGGTCCTAATGCCGTTGCCCCCGCCTTGAGTAAAAACTGGCCACCCACCCCACAGAGGATGGATGTCAGCAGGAGCAATAAAGTATTTCTGGTCATGATTCTGTCTTTCCTGGCATTGTCGGGTATTCTTGGAAAACTTCCCCAATCAGGGACGTTAGCATACGCTCATGAGCAGTTCGGTGCTAATAGGGCTAAAATTGCGACCCAGATTGTGGCCCAAATTATGGCTTAGGTAGTGGCTTAAGGTTGCAGAGTACATCAGGCTGTGGCAAGGATTTAGGGCAAGATGTCGATCGCCAGTCCCTCCCAATCGAATCCTCAATCAAATCCTCATTTGACCTTGAAACCCACCCCTATTCACCCTGCGCCGCGCCACGTGACCCTCTGGCTGGGCTTCAGCCTGCTGTTTGCGGTCACCTACGCCCTGCTGGCCTGCCAAGAAGCCTTTAGTCATGCGTATGTGGTCCAGGATGACGCCCGCCAACATGTGTTTTGGATGGCGCGTTTTGTGGACCCTAACCTGTTTCCCCAGGATTTAATTGCCGATTATTTCCAGTCAATTTCGCCGCTCGGCTACAACGCGGTGTACTGGGGGATGGCCGCGATCGGGGTCGATCCGCTGGTATTAAACAAATGCTTGCCCCTGGGACTGGCTCTGGTAACGACGTTCTATTGCTACCGGTTGACGTTGCAGTTCCTGCCAATTCCGGTGACGGCCTGGTTAGCAACGGTCTTACTGAACCAAAATCTCTGGAGCCAGGATGGGCTAATTTCAGGGACCAGTCGGACGTTTTTGTATCCGATTTTTTTTGCCTTTTTATACTATCTGGTCCGGGAAACTTCCCCTGAGCAGACGACTTCAGACACCGGGATCGCGCTGGCCTATCGCTGGCTTCCCTGCGGGATCACGATCGTCCTGTTGGGGTTGGTGTATCCTTCCTATGCCTTGGTGGCAGGGGGGCTATTGGTCGTTCGGTTATGGGATTGGCAGCGCTGGCCTCCTGCCTTTTGCGGTCAACGTTCGCATCTGGTGTTCACGGGCCTCGCATTGGCGGCGATCGTCCTCTTGCTCTTACCCCACATTCTCATCGACTCTCCCTTTGGCCCCATGATTACGCGGGCGGAGGCTGAGACGATGCCGGAATTCTGGCGGAAGGGCCGGAATGCCTTTTTTAGTGATGATGCCTGGTTTTTCTGGTTTAACGGCACCCGGAGTGGGGTGATGTTGGCCTCGGCTTTGGTGCCTCCCCTTACCTACAGTGGCTTTCTCCTGCCAATTTTTCTGGCCTTGCCCCGTGCCTTTCCCCTGGGGAAACACATTACCGGCAAGACGATCGTCCTAGTGCAGATGGTAGCGGTGGGGCTGGGCCTGTTCTTGGCCGCCCATATCCTGCTATTCCAACTGTACCTGCCGAGCCGCTATACGCAGCATACCCTCCGGATTAGCTTCGCGATCGCCGCCGCGATCACCCTTACCCTCGTCATCGATAGCCTGTGGCGCTGGGCCAACCTCTCCCTCACCCGTTTCTGGTGGGTGGGTGCTCCCGCCTATCCCGACATCCCACGGTTTGCCCTCAAGCGATTAACGTACCAGCGGGCAGAGATCCTGAAGCTGCGGCGATGGCTCGTAGGGGTGATGACCAGTAGTCTGGTCATCACCCTGATTTTTTTCCCGTGTACCCTGAACCATTTTCCCTGGACCAATTACATGGTGGGGCAGGCCCCCAGTTTATACCGCTTTCTGGCCCAGCAGCCTCCGACAACCCTCACGGCAGCCTTAGGAGAGGAGGCCAATAACCTGCCAGTGTTTACCCAGCGTCCGGTGCTGGTGGGGCGGGAGTATGGCATTGCCTACCACGTGGGCTATTATCGCCAGTTTCGCCAGCGGGTGATCGATTTAATCAACGCCCAGTACAGTGATAACCTCGCTGAAATCCAGACCTTTATCCGTAAGTATGGGATTGATTTCTGGCTCCTGGATAAAAATGCATTTACCCCGGACTATCTGGGGCAAAATCATTGGCTCAGGCAATTTAAGCCCGCCACCACCCAAGCCCGTGAGCGCCTAGAGCGGGGCGAGGTTCTCGCCCTCCCCGCGCAGATTGATCGCTGTCGCGTTTTGGAAACCGATACCCTCATCTTGTTAAAAGCCACCTGTTTGGGAAATGACAAGTAATTTATGATAGGGGCGTGTGGTGTTGGGGATCGTTCATGTTACATAAAACCGCGCTGAAGTCGCTGGTCTTACCTCGTTCGCGTAGCGTCACCGCCGGGGAATCGCGCCAGTTGGTGTGGCCCTGGGTGCGCCTATTTGTAGTGGCCTGTCTTGTGCTGGGGATTTTCTTTCGCTTCTATAACCTGGGCTACAAGGTTTACTGGAGCGATGAAACTATGACCTCGTTGCGGATCTCTGGCTATACCACTGAGCAGTTGGTCGCCAATGCCTTTAATGGTCACCCCCTCTCCGTGGCAGAAATCGTGCAAACCTATCAGGTCCCTGACCCTGATCGTCCCCTCTCAGATACCCTCGCTGCGCTGGCCAGCCATCCCGAACATTCTCCTTTGTTCTACCTTCTGGCTCGCTACTGGTCCCAGGGATGGCCTGATCCGGTATTGGCAACCCGCAGTCTAGCGGCCCTGATCAGCCTGGGGCTTTTCCCAGCGATTTACTGGTTATGTCAGGAACTGTTTCAATCCAGTTGGGTGGGCTGGGGAGCGATGGCGTTGGTCGCGGTTTCCCCCTTGCAGGTCCTCTATGCCCAGGAAGCCCGTCAGTATAGTTTATGGGCGTTGACGGTTGTCCTGGCGAGTGCTGCCCTGTTGCGGGCCATGCGGGTTAAATCCCTTGCCGCCTGGGGCCTTTATACCCTCATGCTGGCGTTGAGTTTCTATACCCACCTTTTCTCCGGGTTAGTTGCCCTAGGACATGGCCTCTATGTCGTGGCGATCGTGGCTGAGGAGCGATGGCAACGGTGGCAACTGAATCAACGTTTTCAACCCTCATCGGCGATCGGCCTCCAAACTTCACCCCGGCTTCCCCCTCACCTTGCCAAATCCCAAAGGCAATTCGGGCACGATGCTAGGGGGAGCCTTAAGGCAGGGGTACTATACTTTTCCCTGGCAGCTTACGGGGTTGCCAGTCTTGCTGCCCTAATCCTGTTTTCGCCGTGGCTGTGGATTGTCATTACCCGTGCTGATCGCGTGCAGGAAGCGACGGAATGGGTGACTGCCGATCGTGAGAACTTGATTGCCCACTGGTTGTTAAACCTCAATCGTCTCTTCTTTGACATGAACCAGGGGACGAGTCTCTTTAACCCTCTACTTTATTTGACAGCAGCTTTAACGGGCTATGCGGTGTACTTTCTCTGGCGCACGACGTTGCCCCGTATCTGGCTGTTTATTGTTTGTCAGATGGGGGTGACCAGTTTGGGATTGATCCTCCCGGACCTGTTGCTGGGGGGACGGCGATCGACGATCGGTCGCTATCTCATTCCGTGCCATATTGCGGTTCAACTGGCTGTGGCTTATTTGCTGACGCTGAAGGTAATGGGTAGCCCCTCTGCCCAAACCCTACCCTTTGGGGTGACGCATTCGTCGGGATTGGGCGACGATCGCAGCACACCCCCCAGCAGGCATTGTACTGATCAGACGACCATACCCCAGGCGTGGTTTGCCCCTGCTTACCGGTGGCGGCAAGTGGTTGCCCTGGTTGCCTTGAGTGGTGTTCTCTCTTGTCTGGTGAGCGCCCACGTGGCCGTCTGGTGGCATAAAAGCCCTACCAAGAGCCGTCACAATCCCCGTGTGGCCGAGGTAGTCAACCAGGCTGAGCACCCCCTGGTCATCAGCAATGAACCTCCCACATTGATTTTGCCGTTGTGTCACCTCTTAGCCCCGACAGTTACCCTCCAACTAATCCAGAATGAAGATCTACCCACGATCCCGGATGGCTACAGTGAGGTGTTCCTCTATCGTTCGTCGGATGAGCTACAGCAGGTGCTGAGTGAGGAACTGGGGTTTGATCTGCTCCCAGCAGCCCCCCACTGGTTACAACGGCTGGAACTGCGTGCGTCCGGCACCGCTGCCAGAGAGTTAGCCCCACCCCTAGGCCCCCCAGCTTAACTGATGAGGGGTTCGGGGAGCGATAAGTCCCGCGCTGTACCCGTAGCAGCGTCGGGAGGATGTCACTCAACCGGGAGGAGAGCTATGCCTACGAAGGTGATTGCGGCCACGCTCTTGTGTGATCGGAAGGTGCGATCGCAGTTAGTCGCTATTCCCGCTATGCTCAAAATTGAGGGCCTCGATCGACTCTATATCAACATTGAAAGTAACCTGCGGGGGCAGAAGTTTGAGGCGGCCTATCGACCTCTACGGGATTTTCTGCGAGCGGGGACCTCAGTGCCGGTGGATGTGGACATCTGGTCCTGGGAGAGCACTTGGCGACAACAACCCACCTATGACCAGGATCAACGCCGCCTGGATGCCATTGTGATCGCCCGTAATATGGCTCGTGCTTATATGCTCCGGACGGATGCCACCCATCTTCTCTTTATTGATGCGGATGTGATTGTGTCGCCCGATGGTCTGCAAAAGTTGCTGGCGCTGGATCATCCCGTTTGTGGGGGCTTGGTACCCGGTCGGGGTGCCCACGGTCATGTCTATTATGTATTTGGCCCCCGGCGATCGGTGCCAGAACACCCGGAAGTGATTGAGTGTAGCCACGGTACCTGTGGTTATATGCTGATCCGGCGGGATGTGCTGAGTACCCTGGCATTTCGATTTGGGGCATCCCGTGAGACACCGGGTAAGGCGCTGTCGGAAGATCCGGCGTTTTGTTCCGATGCGTTTCTCAATGGGTTTGGTCGCTACTGGATTCACACGGGCGTGAAGGCAGCCCATTGGGATGATCCCCAAGATCCCTTGGTGGCGGCAATGGCTGCGAAGGATGAGGAGATTCCGCTGTAGGGGCGGCGGGGGAGGATAGCGATGCGGATGGCCAGGGCAGCCAGTCTTCATCCAGGGCTTGTTCCAGGGTAAAGTCTGGCTCTTGGGGAATGAGTATTGCACTTAAATCGCTAGCATCTAGAAATAGCTTTCTACCATTTTTGTATTGTTTGGCAAAAATATCCTGCAAGAATGCTTTCAAGCTTGGACTGGTTTCTAATTCTGCTTGGATTTGCAGTCGAAAATTTCGCACTTCTAACTTCCAACCTCTAAAGCACATGTCTCGTTCAGCGTCCCAATACTTGATTTTGAGCAGATGCTCACACAGCCGCATGAGATAGCTCGAAATTGCCTGTTTTTGGCTTCTACCCAAGCTTTCAATCTCCTCGATCAAGTTTTCCAAATCCAGACTGCTGAAATTCTGTGCTTTCAATTGAGCAACCGTCTGCGCCAACCAAAGTTGGTAGTCAGTATCGTATAACGAGGTAGGTCTAGCTTGCATTTGAGGTTCCATGTTTAGATACCTTCAGCCACATCTTGATTGTATTTAGAGCGCAAAGTGATTACGTTCTCGGTTTAGTCGCTACTCGATTCACACGGGAGTGAAAGTGACCCCTTGACATGATTCCCAAGCTCCCTTAGAGGTGGAGATGGCTGCGAAGGATGGGAAGATCTCGATCTAGGGAATTTAGGAGTAGCTTGAGTAACCGTTTCCGATTGGATTGATTCCGTTGTTGTCACCTGATCCAGCAATGAGAGGATTTGATCAAAGCGGAAAATGCTGGCTAAATGCTCAAGTCCCGCCGCTAGTCCTGATTGCTCAGAGGGAAGCTCTGCCAGAAGTTCAAAGATATGATCATCATTACATTGAATAGTGGCCTGTCGTAGGGCCATCAACCACGAGATTGGCATGGTTGCCAGCATCTCTGGTGTAATCGCCGCCAACGAGACGGCGGCAGGGGAGGGGAGGACCTCATCAGCATAACGATACTGGAGGTTTAAATATTGTTGCATTTTGGCGAACAGGTCGGTCGCTCGGAATGGCTTGCGGAGCATATCGTTACACCCTGCAGCCAGGATCGTGGCTTTATTTTCCTCAAAAACTGTGGCGGTGATAGCAATGATCACGGTTGGGGGTAGCCCGCGATCGCGTTCCGCTGCCCGAATCCGACGAGTGGCTTCGTAGCCATCCAGCCTAGGCATCCGCATATCCATCCAGATGAGATCTGGTCGCCACGTTTCCCAAATTTCCAGAGCGGCTTCGCCATCAGCAGCCTCCCGCAGGTCTAACCCCAAAGGAGCTAGGAGATCCTGAAGCAGTAGCCGGTTTACGGGATGATCTTCGACAATCAGAATGCGATAGCG
This DNA window, taken from Trichothermofontia sichuanensis B231, encodes the following:
- a CDS encoding DUF29 domain-containing protein, which codes for MEPQMQARPTSLYDTDYQLWLAQTVAQLKAQNFSSLDLENLIEEIESLGRSQKQAISSYLMRLCEHLLKIKYWDAERDMCFRGWKLEVRNFRLQIQAELETSPSLKAFLQDIFAKQYKNGRKLFLDASDLSAILIPQEPDFTLEQALDEDWLPWPSASLSSPAAPTAESPHPSQPLPPPRDLGDHPNGLPSRPCESSSDQTH
- a CDS encoding DMT family transporter, translated to MTRNTLLLLLTSILCGVGGQFLLKAGATALGPVSSDNLGQKLLHMTLQPLLWGGLGLYGIGAIAYIMVLSRAKLSAAAPVIAMSYVFTVLGGNFIFGEAIPLIRWVGVAFIIAGVIMVVSS
- a CDS encoding septal ring lytic transglycosylase RlpA family protein, whose product is MLFLGLVWVTAWTNCFVASAPLPAERLNLQAHDCRGTLAGWFNDQLIPIQRGFGTLPPLAQKVEIRRVGHRWVSDRHSFQVWVGPTLIATLPNRVRAEDLAGSVQRLLRDVHLNPAAIVPTLVSGQPAIEHRNRVYLVVDPQFAAELNRNAELAVIQWVNQLRVALAAAPLALTTAQAQMYGLSETPETLSGLASWYGPYFHGRLTATGEAFDQTELTAAHPFLPFGTYLKVTNLNNGNTVIVRINDRGPYIDDRSLDLSREAARQLDSEMTGVVPYQAIVMEPTRTTLVAQR
- a CDS encoding NAD(P)H-quinone oxidoreductase subunit N — translated: MDFATLAAQLNAGTILPEGIIIVTLLVVTIGDLIVGRLSSVRWSPYVTIVGLLLSLIPLYQQWLSMGNPIAFLGEFNSDALSLIFRAMIALSAAVTAAMSIRYIDQTGTPLAEFLIVLMTATLGGMLLSGADELVAVFVALETLSISSYLLTGYTKRDPRSNEAALKYLLIGASSSAIFLYGASLLYGLSGGETRLSAIAASLANGGEGQSLGLVVALVFVIAGIAFKISAVPFHQWTPDVYEGSPTPVVAFLSVGSKAAGFALAIRMLVTAFPLLSEEWHFILAALAILSMILGNVVALAQTSMKRLLAYSSIGQAGFVMLGLIAGTEAGYASAIFYLLVYLFMNLGGFICVILFTLRTGTDEIAEYAGLYQKDPLLTLGLSLCLLSLGGIPPMAGFFGKLYLFWAGWQAGLYSLVLIALVTSVISIYYYIRVVKMMVVKEPQEMSESVKNYPPITWNLPGMRALQVSLILMVVATSLAGILSNPLFILANDSVTRTDMLQASLQTPPPNTQLAAR
- a CDS encoding glycosyltransferase family protein, whose protein sequence is MPTKVIAATLLCDRKVRSQLVAIPAMLKIEGLDRLYINIESNLRGQKFEAAYRPLRDFLRAGTSVPVDVDIWSWESTWRQQPTYDQDQRRLDAIVIARNMARAYMLRTDATHLLFIDADVIVSPDGLQKLLALDHPVCGGLVPGRGAHGHVYYVFGPRRSVPEHPEVIECSHGTCGYMLIRRDVLSTLAFRFGASRETPGKALSEDPAFCSDAFLNGFGRYWIHTGVKAAHWDDPQDPLVAAMAAKDEEIPL
- a CDS encoding glycosyltransferase family 39 protein; the encoded protein is MLHKTALKSLVLPRSRSVTAGESRQLVWPWVRLFVVACLVLGIFFRFYNLGYKVYWSDETMTSLRISGYTTEQLVANAFNGHPLSVAEIVQTYQVPDPDRPLSDTLAALASHPEHSPLFYLLARYWSQGWPDPVLATRSLAALISLGLFPAIYWLCQELFQSSWVGWGAMALVAVSPLQVLYAQEARQYSLWALTVVLASAALLRAMRVKSLAAWGLYTLMLALSFYTHLFSGLVALGHGLYVVAIVAEERWQRWQLNQRFQPSSAIGLQTSPRLPPHLAKSQRQFGHDARGSLKAGVLYFSLAAYGVASLAALILFSPWLWIVITRADRVQEATEWVTADRENLIAHWLLNLNRLFFDMNQGTSLFNPLLYLTAALTGYAVYFLWRTTLPRIWLFIVCQMGVTSLGLILPDLLLGGRRSTIGRYLIPCHIAVQLAVAYLLTLKVMGSPSAQTLPFGVTHSSGLGDDRSTPPSRHCTDQTTIPQAWFAPAYRWRQVVALVALSGVLSCLVSAHVAVWWHKSPTKSRHNPRVAEVVNQAEHPLVISNEPPTLILPLCHLLAPTVTLQLIQNEDLPTIPDGYSEVFLYRSSDELQQVLSEELGFDLLPAAPHWLQRLELRASGTAARELAPPLGPPA